Proteins encoded within one genomic window of Entelurus aequoreus isolate RoL-2023_Sb linkage group LG26, RoL_Eaeq_v1.1, whole genome shotgun sequence:
- the LOC133643624 gene encoding potassium voltage-gated channel subfamily A member 2, with protein sequence MTVATGDPSDEAAAHPLDYDPETDHECCERVVINISGLRFETQLKTLSQFPDTLLGDPKKRMRYFDPLRNEYFFDRNRPSFDAILYYYQSGGRLRRPVNVTLDIFSEEIRFYELGDEAIEMFREDEGFIKEEERPLPDNEFQRQVWLLFEYPESSGPARIIAIISVMVILISIVSFCLETLPVFRNDEDGMHKSHAEIFSPETNTTVIRYTSTYFTDPFFILETLCIIWFSFEFLVRFFACPSKAGFFGNLMNIIDVVAIIPYFITLGTELADSPDDGQAGQQAMSLAILRVIRLVRVFRIFKLSRHSKGLQILGQTLKASMRELGLLIFFLFIGVILFSSAVFFAEADEPQSQFESIPEAFWWAVVSMTTVGYGDMVPTTIGGKIVGSLCAIAGVLTIALPVPVIVSNFNYFYHRETEGEEQAQYLNAPKADSSEELKKSRSGSTVSKSDYMEIQEAVNNSNEDLGEENLKTANCTLANTNYVNITKMLTDV encoded by the coding sequence ATGACCGTGGCCACGGGCGACCCCTCCGACGAAGCGGCGGCACACCCGCTGGACTACGACCCGGAGACCGACCACGAGTGCTGCGAGAGGGTGGTCATCAACATCTCGGGGCTGCGCTTCGAGACCCAGCTGAAGACCCTCTCGCAGTTCCCCGACACCCTGCTGGGGGACCCCAAAAAGAGGATGCGGTATTTCGACCCGCTGAGGAACGAGTACTTTTTCGACAGGAACAGACCCAGCTTCGACGCCATTTTGTATTACTACCAGTCCGGGGGCCGGCTGAGGCGGCCGGTCAACGTCACGCTGGACATCTTCTCGGAGGAGATCCGCTTCTACGAGCTGGGCGACGAGGCCATCGAGATGTTTCGGGAAGACGAGGGCTTCATCAAGGAGGAGGAGCGCCCTCTTCCCGACAACGAGTTCCAGAGACAGGTTTGGCTGCTTTTCGAGTACCCGGAGAGCTCCGGTCCGGCTAGGATTATCGCCATCATCTCCGTCATGGTCATCCTCATATCCATCGTCAGCTTCTGCCTGGAGACCCTCCCCGTCTTCCGCAACGATGAAGACGGGATGCACAAGTCTCACGCCGAGATCTTTTCCCCGGAGACCAACACCACCGTCATCAGATACACCTCCACCTACTTCACCGACCCTTTCTTCATCCTGGAGACGCTCTGCATCATCTGGTTCTCCTTTGAGTTCCTGGTGCGCTTCTTCGCCTGCCCCAGCAAAGCAGGCTTCTTTGGAAACCTCATGAACATCATCGACGTGGTGGCCATCATCCCGTACTTCATCACGCTGGGCACGGAGCTGGCCGACAGTCCGGACGACGGCCAAGCGGGTCAGCAGGCCATGTCTTTGGCCATCCTCAGGGTCATCCGCCTGGTGCGGGTGTTCCGCATTTTCAAACTCTCCCGTCACTCCAAGGGGCTTCAGATCCTGGGCCAGACCCTCAAAGCTAGCATGAGAGAGCTGGGCCTGCTCATCTTCTTCCTCTTCATCGGCGTCATCCTCTTCTCCAGCGCCGTGTTCTTCGCCGAGGCCGACGAGCCGCAGTCTCAGTTCGAGAGCATCCCGGAAGCCTTCTGGTGGGCCGTGGTGTCCATGACCACGGTGGGCTACGGGGACATGGTTCCCACCACCATCGGCGGCAAGATCGTGGGCTCCTTGTGCGCCATCGCCGGCGTGCTGACCATCGCCCTGCCCGTGCCCGTCATCGTGTCCAACTTCAACTACTTCTACCACCGCGAGACGGagggcgaggagcaggcgcagtaCCTCAACGCACCCAAAGCCGACTCGTCCGAGGAGCTGAAGAAGAGCCGCAGCGGCTCCACCGTCAGCAAGTCGGACTACATGGAGATCCAGGAGGCCGTCAATAACAGCAACGAGGACCTCGGCGAGGAGAACCTGAAGACGGCCAACTGCACGCTGGCCAACACAAACTACGTCAACATCACCAAGATGCTGACGGACGTGTAG